One segment of Strix aluco isolate bStrAlu1 chromosome 4, bStrAlu1.hap1, whole genome shotgun sequence DNA contains the following:
- the GABRA4 gene encoding gamma-aminobutyric acid receptor subunit alpha-4, which yields MVSAKEPAIAMSSGLSIALLHCLCLATCLTGPPGQSKKEEKLWPENFTSILNSLLDGYDNRLRPGFGGPVTEVKTDIYVTSFGPVSDVEMEYTMDVFFRQTWVDKRLKYDGPIEILRLNNLMVSKVWTPDTFFRNGKKSVAHNMTAPNKLFRIMRNGTILYTMRLTISAECPMRLVDFPMDGHACPLKFGSYAYPKSEMIYTWTKGPEKSVEVPEESSSLVQYDLLGHTVSTETIKSITGEYIVMTVYFHLRRKMGYFMIQTYIPCIMTVILSQVSFWINKESVPARTVFGITTVLTMTTLSISARHSLPKVSYATAMDWFIAVCFAFVFSALIEFAAVNYFTNIQMEKAKRKTVKSLLEFPVAPVQRERSTEETLTSTDANSNVRKRMNATVQSEADGGSRIDTRHSSIQPLSVAQGSSDITPHSLSASSPNPFTRINASETLSSARATPPAPPSTPILTGFVSQHATAGSPSIQHLLGSRLEQIQTTTPNTLGASAKPSAITPPAPPASHSGTSKIDKYARILFPVTFGAFNMVYWVVYLSKDTMEKSESLM from the exons ATGGTTTCTGCCAAGGAGCCAGCCATCGCCATGTCCTCGGGTCTCTCCATCGCCCTCCTGCACTGCCTGTGCCTGGCGACGTG TCTCACCGGGCCGCCCGGGCAGAgcaaaaaagaggagaaattgTGGCCGGAGAATTTCACCAGCATCCTGAACAGCCTCCTGGATGGCTATGACAACCGGCTGCGACCGGGATTCGGGG GTCCTGTTACTGAAGTCAAAACAGATATATATGTCACCAGTTTTGGACCAGTTTCTGATGTAGAAATG GAATATACAATGGATGTCTTCTTCCGTCAGACATGGGTAGACAAAAGATTAAAATATGATGGCCCTATTGAAATTTTAAGACTTAACAACTTGATGGTTTCAAAGGTGTGGACCCCTGACACTTTCTTCAGGAATGGGAAAAAGTCTGTTGCACATAATATGACAGCCCCAAATAAACTCTTCAGAATAATGAGAAATGGCACCATCCTGTACACGATGAG GCTTACAATAAGTGCAGAGTGTCCCATGAGATTAGTGGATTTTCCCATGGATGGTCATGCTTGTCCTCTCAAATTTGGGAGTT ATGCTTATCCAAAGAGTGAAATGATTTATACCTGGACAAAAGGACCCGAGAAGTCAGTGGAAGTTCCTGAGGAGTCTTCCAGTTTAGTTCAGTATGACCTGCTTGGGCATACGGTATCCACTGAAACCATTAAATCTATTACAG gtgaATATATTGTTATGACGGTTTACTTCCACCTCAGACGGAAAATGGGTTATTTTATGATTCAGACCTATATCCCATGCATTATGACCGTGATCCTTTCTCAAGTTTCATTTTGGATAAATAAGGAATCTGTTCCAGCTAGAACTGTgtttg GAATAACGACAGTGTTGACAATGACGACACTGAGCATCAGTGCAAGACATTCACTGCCAAAAGTATCCTATGCTACTGCCATGGACTGGTTCATCGCGGTCTGCTTTGCCTTTGTGTTCTCTGCTCTTATTGAGTTTGCTGCTGTCAACTATTTTACTAATATTCAAATGGAAAAAGCCAAAAGGAAGACGGTAAAATCCCTTCTTGAATTTCCAGTTGCTCCAGTACAAAGAGAAAGAAGTACAGAAGAGACACTCACG AGTACAGATGCCAATTCAAATGTGAGGAAAAGAATGAATGCCACAGTACAGTCCGAAGCTGATGGTGGGAGCCGAATTGACACAAGGCACAGCTCCATCCAGCCTCTCTCTGTAGCTCAGGGGTCTTCTGACATTACACCCCACTCCCTTTCTGCATCAAGTCCCAACCCTTTCACACGCATCAATGCATCAGAGACATTATCTTCTGCAAGAGCTacccctccagctcctccttctACCCCAATTTTAACTGGATTTGTATCCCAGCATGCCACAGCTGGATCCCCTTCCATTCAGCACTTGCTTGGATCTAGACTGGAGCAGATTCAGACCACCACACCTAATACATTAGGAGCATCTGCAAAGCCATCTGCTATCACACCACCTGCTCCCCCTGCCTCGCACTCTGGCACGAGTAAGATAGACAAATATGCACGCATTTTATTTCCTGTTACCTTTGGAGCATTTAACATGGTCTACTGGGTGGTGTATCTATCCAAGGATACCATGGAAAAATCGGAAAGTCTAATGTAG